A stretch of DNA from Rathayibacter sp. VKM Ac-2762:
TACGCGCTGATCGACATGGAGGGCTTCGCCCAGCTGATCGATGCGCTCGGCGGCATCGACATCGACTACGTGGCCGACGAGCCGCTGCCCCTGGGCGGGCTGCCCGACTCCGACGGCGTGATGCAGGGCGTCAACCAGTGGATCGATCCCGGGCACTGGCACTTCAACGGCGAGCAGGCCCTCGCCTACGCCCGGTCTCGCTACACCACGAGCGACTACGACCGGATGGCGCGCCAGCGGCAGGTGCAGGAGGCGCTGCTCGCCCAGTTCGAGCCGGGCAACGTCCTCGCCAAGTTCCAGGACGTCGCGTCCGCCGGGTCCCAGGTCATCAAGACGGACGTCCCGCAGGGGATGCTCGGCTACTTCGTGCAGCTGGGGCTCAAGACGAAGTCGCAGCCGGTGGATCCGATCGAGCTGGTCCCGCCGGCCGTCGACCCGGAGGACCCGGACTACGACGTCGTGCACTCGCTGGTGAGCGCCGGACTGTCGGGCGACTCCGCGCCGTAGACGGCCGGGGGCCGCACGCCTCAGAGGTCGGCGTGCAGCGCCCAGACGCGCTCCGCGGAGTCGCGCCAGCTGAAGGCGCGGGAGCGGTCGCGGCCGGCCACCGACATCCGCTCGCGCAGCCCGGTGTCGGCGAGCACGCTGCTCATGGCGAGGGCGAGGCGGTCCGGGTAGTCCTTCGCGTCGCCGCGCTCGACGGCGACGCCGGCGTCCGCGGCGACCTCCATCAGCGCGGGGTCGTCGGAGTGCACCACCGGCACTCCGAAGTGCATCGCCTCGAGCACCGGCAGGCCGAAGCCCTCGGCGATGCTCGGGTAGACGAAGAGGGTGGCCCGGGAGAGGACGACGGCGAGGTCGGCGTCGCTGAGGACTCCCAGGGCGCGCACGCGCGTCTCGTCGAGGCCCTGCTCGTCGGCGACGGAGGCCACGTCGAGGTCGCCCCAGCCGGTCGGGCCGACCAGGAGCAGCGGGACCGCCGGCGCGGACGCTCCTCCGAAGGCCGCGATCAGCGAGACCAGGCCCTTGCGCGGCTCCAGCGTGCCGACGCTCAGCACGTACTCCGGGGGGAGGCCCAGCGCCGTGGCGCGCTCGTCGGCGTCCTCCGGGACGACCAGGCCGGAGCCGACGGCTCCGCCGATCACGCGCAGTCGATCGCCGAAGTCCATCAGCTGGGAGAGCTGGTGGGCGACGGCGTGGGTGGGGACGACGACGGCGTCCGCGTGCTTGCGGGCGCGCTTGGCCATCGCCCGGTGCCACTTCGCGCCGTGCGGGGTGAGGGTCTCGGGATGCGTCCACGGCACCGTGTCGTGGATCGTGACGGCGATCTGCTCGCCCTCGCTCCCGTCGTGGCTGCGCAGCGGGGCGAAGAGGCTCGGGGCGTGGATCATGCCGCCGCCGGCCGGGATGGCGATCCCGTACTGCCAGGCGCGCGAGAGCTCGCGGCGCCCGAGCGGCAGCCGGTGGATGCGCGCGAGGCCGGGCAGGCGCAGGCGCAGCTCCTCCTCCTTCTCGGGCGGGTGGGCGGAGACGACGGCCTCCACCTCGCAGTCGCGGGGAGCCGTCGCGATCAGCTCGCGGGTGAGCTCCTCGGTGTAGCGGCCGATGCCGCCGGGCACGCGGGCGAGCATCTGGTCGACGACGACGCGGAGAGTGGTGGTCACGGGGTCACCGCCTCGAGGGGTGCGGCGGCGAGCGCGTCCTGCCAGGAGCGCAACGGCGGCAGGCCCGCCCGGCTCCAGCCGTCGTGTCCGAGGACCGAGTAGGCCGGACGCGGAGCGGGGCGGACGAACGAGCCGCTGTCGGTCGGGCGCAGGCGCTCGGGATCCAGGCCCGCCTTGGCGAAGACGGCACGGGCGAAGCCGAGCCAGGTCGTCTCGCCGGAGCTGGTGCCGTGGTAGACGCCGGCCGGGGCCTCCGCGTCGACCAGCTCGATCAGGCGCGCGGCGAGGTCGGCGGTCCAGGTGGGCTGGCCGTGCTGGTCGTCGACCACGGTCAGCGTCTCGTGCGCGCCCGCCAGTCGCACCATCGTCTTAGCGAAGTTGCCGCCGTGCTCGCCGTAGAGCCAGGCCGTGCGGACGACGTACCCGCGCTCCGGGTTGGCCTCGAGCACCAGGCGCTCGCCCTCGGCCTTCGTGCGGCCGTAGGCCGAGATCGGGTTCCGGGGGTGGTCCTCGGAGTAGGGGGTCGTCGCGGAGCCGTCGAAGACGTAGTCGGTGGAGACCTGCACGAGTGCGGCTCCCGTCTCGGCGGTGGCGAGGGCGAGGTTGCGCGCTCCGACGGCGTTGACGCGGTGCGCCTCCTCCTCGTCGGTCTCGGCGTCGTCGACGCGGGTGTACGCGGCGCAGTTCACCACGGCGTCGTGTCCCGCGACGGCGGCGCGCACGGCGTCGAGGTCGGTCACGTCGAGGTCGGAGCGGCCGAGGGCGGTGCTGGGGCGGGAGCCGAGGGCCGCGCGCAGGTCGGTGCCGAGCATGCCGGAGGCGCCCGTGATGAGGAAGGTCACCTCCTCATCATGCCCGAGCGGTCCGTCGGCCGACGGTCGGCGCTCCGGCACGCCGCCGGGTGGCGCAGAGAGGCGTCGCGGGCCCGTGACACGCCGTCGTTACACTGGCGACCGTGCAGATCCGAGAGCTCGACATCCCCGACGTCTACGAAGTGACTCCGCGCCAGTTCCCCGACGATCGCGGGGTCTTCTACGAGTTCTACCGCTTCGACCGCCTGGCCGAGAAGGTCGGGCACCCGCTCTCGCTCCGGCAGGGCAACACCTCCGTCTCGCGGCGCGGCACCGTCCGCGGCATCCACTTCGCGCAGATCCCGCCGTCGCAGGCCAAGTACGTCTCGTGCTTCTCCGGTGCGGTCCTCGACTACGTGATCGACGTGCGCGTCGGGTCGCCGACCTTCGGGCGCTGGGAGTCGATCCTGCTCGACGACGTCGACCGCCGCTCCGTCTACATCGCCGAGGGGGTCGCGCACGCCTTCGTGGCGCTGACCGAGGGCGCCGTGGTCTCGTACCTCGTGAACGCCACCTTCGACCCGGTGCGGGAGAAGGGTATCGACCCGCTCGACGAGCAGATCGGCCTGCGCTTCCCGGAGGAGGCCGGCGAGCTGCTCCTCTCGCCGAAGGACACCGACGCACCGACGCTGGCCGAGGCCGAGGCGCAGGGCCTGCTGCCGACCTGGGACGAGGCGCGGGCCTTCTACACGGAGCTCGACTCCGCGTCCTGACCGCCGCTCCGGTGGGCGGGCCGCCCGGCGCCGGCCAGGCGGCCCGCCCGATCGGAGCGGATCAGCTCTTCGAGCGCAGGCGCATCAGCGCGACCCGGGCGCCCAGCCCGGCGCGGACCGCCGCGCGGATCGGCGCCTGGTACCAGGCGCCGTACTTCTGCGCGAGGTAGAGGTAGGCGCTGCGGTGGTGGACCGCGAGCATCCGCGCCGAGGCCAGGCGGGTGGAGTGCCCGCCGAGGTGGGAGACGACCGCGTCGGCGAGGTAGACGTTGGTCCAGCCGCGCTGTCCGAGCGAGTCGCCCAGCTGGACGTCCTCGAAGTACATGAAGTAGCGGTCGTCGAACCCGCCGATCTCCTCGAAGGCCGTGCGGCGCACCATCACGCAGGCGCCGGAGAGCCAGCCCGCCTCCATCCGGCCGTGGCGGAGGGTCTCGACCGCGCGCGAGCGCCGGTAGGTCGCCGACCAGGGGTTGCCGGGCCAGACGTGGGCGAAGACGGCGTGCCCGACGCCCGTGCCGAGCGAGGGCAGAGCGCGGGCGGAGGGGTAGATCGTGCCGTCGGAGTCGAGGATCCGCGGCCCGATCGAGCCGATCCGGTCGTCCGCCGTCGCGGCGGCGTAGAGGGCGTCGATCGAGCCGGGGAGGAAGACCGTGTCCGGGTTGGTCACCAGGATCCACTCGACATCGGGCCCGAGGCGGTCGACCGCGTAGTTGACGGCCCGGCCGTAGCCGAGGTTCTGCCCGGTCTCGTGGAACTCGACCTGCGGCAGGCGCTCGACGACGCTGCGGACGGAGTCGTCCGTGGTCAGGTTGTCGACCACCACGATGCGCACGTCGTGCTCCGTCGCCTCCGGCACGGACTCGAGGCACGCGCGGAGGACCTCACCCGAGAAGTGGGTGACGACGACGACCGCGATGGGCAACGTCGAGCGGGCGATGGGAGCCTCCGGGTGGTGCGGCGTCGACGGGAGGAGTGCCCCGTCGGAAGAACTCGACGAGGCTAGCACGCGGGTCGAGCGGTGCCCGGGAGCCTGCGGCCCTCAGCGGACGATGTCGACGGGCTCGGTGCTGACGGCCACGGCGGCGGGGGAGACCGTCTCGATCGCGGGCAGCGCATCGTGCGTAGGACGGCGGAAGACGACGAACTTGTACATGCAGAAGTTCCACACCAGTCCCACGAGGACCGCGACGGCCTTGGCGATGTTGATCGCGAGGAAGGCGTTCTCGCCGGAGCTGGGGAGGAAGAGCAGCGAGTTGCCGAAGCGGGTGTCGAAGAAGACCTCGAAGCCGTAGATGATCGCCGACTGCAGGACCAGCGAGCTGAACCCGGTGACGAGGAAGAACTTCGCGAACGTGGCGACCGAGACCCTGCCCGGGTGGCGGAAGACGAAGAAGTGGTTCAGCGCGTACGAGATCGTGATGCCGACCAGGACGGAGAAGACGTTGGCGACGAGGGTCGGCAGACCGAGCAGGAGCACGAGCGTGTTGAGGATGAGGAAGTCGATCGCCGTGTTGGTGCAGCCCGCGATGAGGAAGCGGACCTTCTGCGATTCGAGGAGTCTCTTCATCTGCGGTGCTCTTTCCCGTCCCCCTCTGGCGTCGATGCCCGACCGTCGGGCTCCGACGGGCGTCCATCGGGGCAGGCGAACAAGGGGTGAACCGCCGTGCACTGTCGTCCATCGTAACCGCGGACCCCTGCCGGGCGGTCGAACAGCCGGTGCCATGTTCCTGAGAGAGTGCGCGGACGGGGCGGCGGGCCGCGGGGCGCGCTCGGAGGCTCGCGAGCACCGCCTCGTTATACTCGCAGGGCTCTCACCGGTCAGCCGGTGCACCGGAAGAACGGATCCTCCCCGCCTCATGCGCTCCCTCGCCGTCGTCGTCCCCACCTACAACGAAGTCGCGAACATCGCGACGGCGCTGCCGCGGGTCGCGCTCGCGGCGTCCCGCAACCCCGACTTCCACGTGACCGTCGCCGTCATCGACGACAGCTCCCCCGACGGCACCGCGGACCGCGCGCGCGAGCTCGCGGCCGAGCTCGGGTCCGACACCTTCGAGGTCCTCGTGCTCTCGCGCGAGAAGAAGGAGGGGCTCGGCGCGGCGTACATCTGGGCCTTCCAGCACCTCCTCGCGGCCGAGCGCCGCTACGACTACCTGCTGCAGATGGACGCCGACCTCTCGCACGACCCGGACTACATCGACGCCTTCCTCCGCGAGGTGCGCGCGGGCGCCGACTTCGTGGTCGCCTCCCGCTACATCGCGGGCGGGGGCACTCCCGACTGGACGCTCGACCGCAAGCTGCTGAGCGGTGGCGGCAACCTCTACACGCGCCTCTTCCTCGGCTCGAAGATCACCGACTGGACCGGCGGCTTCAACCTCTTCAGCGCCGACCTCCTGCGCACCCTCCACCTCGAGACGATCCGCGCAGCCGGCTACGGCTTCCAGATCGTGCTCAAGTACCGGGCGCTGCGCCGGGCCCGCGGAGTGAAGGAGATCCCGATCGTCTTCCTCGACCGCACGGTCGGCAACTCCAAGATCCCGAGCGACACCCTCCTGAAGAACCTCCTGCTCGTCCTGGCCATCCGGTTCGGCGGGAAGCACCGGTGACGGCGGGTCCGACGGGATCCCCTCGGACCCGGAGGGCCCTCCTCGAGCTCGCCGCCCTCGCCGTCGTCGTCAGCGGGACCCTGCTCGTGCTCGGATTCATGGTCGGCACGCCGTGGCGGCCGCTGCTCTTCCGCGACGGCGACTCGCTGGCGCTGCCGCTGATCCTGCAGTCCTTCGCCGAGGGCCGCCCCGCGGCGTGGGTGATGACGAGCCAGCTCTTCCTCTTCCCCGAGCTCCCCGTCTTCGGCGTCGCGTGGCTGCTGACCGGTGGCGATCCCGCGGCGTCGCTCGCGGTCAACGCCGTGCTCAACGTCGTCCTCCTCTACGGCGTGCTCCGGATGCTCGCGCGACGGCTCGTCGCGGACCGGCACCGCCGGCTGCGGCCCGCCGCCGCGCTCGCCGGCATCGCCGTGCTGCTGGTGCTCTGCCTGACGGAGGGCCGTGCGCTCAACAACGAGGGGGCCCTGGCGACCACCTTCCTCCTCACGACCTACTACTACGGCGCGGTGCTCACAGGCCTCGCCGGGCTCGCCGTCGCCCTGGGCGCGCTGCGCG
This window harbors:
- a CDS encoding glycosyltransferase family 1 protein; translation: MTTTLRVVVDQMLARVPGGIGRYTEELTRELIATAPRDCEVEAVVSAHPPEKEEELRLRLPGLARIHRLPLGRRELSRAWQYGIAIPAGGGMIHAPSLFAPLRSHDGSEGEQIAVTIHDTVPWTHPETLTPHGAKWHRAMAKRARKHADAVVVPTHAVAHQLSQLMDFGDRLRVIGGAVGSGLVVPEDADERATALGLPPEYVLSVGTLEPRKGLVSLIAAFGGASAPAVPLLLVGPTGWGDLDVASVADEQGLDETRVRALGVLSDADLAVVLSRATLFVYPSIAEGFGLPVLEAMHFGVPVVHSDDPALMEVAADAGVAVERGDAKDYPDRLALAMSSVLADTGLRERMSVAGRDRSRAFSWRDSAERVWALHADL
- the rfbD gene encoding dTDP-4-dehydrorhamnose reductase, translating into MTFLITGASGMLGTDLRAALGSRPSTALGRSDLDVTDLDAVRAAVAGHDAVVNCAAYTRVDDAETDEEEAHRVNAVGARNLALATAETGAALVQVSTDYVFDGSATTPYSEDHPRNPISAYGRTKAEGERLVLEANPERGYVVRTAWLYGEHGGNFAKTMVRLAGAHETLTVVDDQHGQPTWTADLAARLIELVDAEAPAGVYHGTSSGETTWLGFARAVFAKAGLDPERLRPTDSGSFVRPAPRPAYSVLGHDGWSRAGLPPLRSWQDALAAAPLEAVTP
- a CDS encoding dTDP-4-dehydrorhamnose 3,5-epimerase family protein encodes the protein MQIRELDIPDVYEVTPRQFPDDRGVFYEFYRFDRLAEKVGHPLSLRQGNTSVSRRGTVRGIHFAQIPPSQAKYVSCFSGAVLDYVIDVRVGSPTFGRWESILLDDVDRRSVYIAEGVAHAFVALTEGAVVSYLVNATFDPVREKGIDPLDEQIGLRFPEEAGELLLSPKDTDAPTLAEAEAQGLLPTWDEARAFYTELDSAS
- a CDS encoding glycosyltransferase family 2 protein, which produces MPIAVVVVTHFSGEVLRACLESVPEATEHDVRIVVVDNLTTDDSVRSVVERLPQVEFHETGQNLGYGRAVNYAVDRLGPDVEWILVTNPDTVFLPGSIDALYAAATADDRIGSIGPRILDSDGTIYPSARALPSLGTGVGHAVFAHVWPGNPWSATYRRSRAVETLRHGRMEAGWLSGACVMVRRTAFEEIGGFDDRYFMYFEDVQLGDSLGQRGWTNVYLADAVVSHLGGHSTRLASARMLAVHHRSAYLYLAQKYGAWYQAPIRAAVRAGLGARVALMRLRSKS
- a CDS encoding GtrA family protein translates to MKRLLESQKVRFLIAGCTNTAIDFLILNTLVLLLGLPTLVANVFSVLVGITISYALNHFFVFRHPGRVSVATFAKFFLVTGFSSLVLQSAIIYGFEVFFDTRFGNSLLFLPSSGENAFLAINIAKAVAVLVGLVWNFCMYKFVVFRRPTHDALPAIETVSPAAVAVSTEPVDIVR
- a CDS encoding polyprenol monophosphomannose synthase, which gives rise to MRSLAVVVPTYNEVANIATALPRVALAASRNPDFHVTVAVIDDSSPDGTADRARELAAELGSDTFEVLVLSREKKEGLGAAYIWAFQHLLAAERRYDYLLQMDADLSHDPDYIDAFLREVRAGADFVVASRYIAGGGTPDWTLDRKLLSGGGNLYTRLFLGSKITDWTGGFNLFSADLLRTLHLETIRAAGYGFQIVLKYRALRRARGVKEIPIVFLDRTVGNSKIPSDTLLKNLLLVLAIRFGGKHR